The Vallitalea okinawensis genome window below encodes:
- a CDS encoding SEC-C metal-binding domain-containing protein has product MSITQTNKLIQEYGYDQKMIKDLFPEMKEPFKLNDFLNKMPKAELDQIRRNLDIKGVSQLKKGDLINALYHTIDEKLPHLLSYIDDRQYQFLYQLSTNAFQTIDDFDDIPLIYFYRQTGLVYTCTYENRLVYVMPEEIRSIITELPKTDIISRNEEWVRLAQGMLYYYGVLEEEKLIELIEKNSKYKMDREAFLKVLDIACIIYEQIIRTDYGFSFCTLLDPEFILTQQKKCSKDYNSVSYKELYKAGELDFIENSYHVKQLFSFLMSHYDISYDMVDDIVTGSIFDIKNLIPLDNILLSLQSAIQIDNPDLLKSITSHLYNIKDHTPLWSLKGYSEKEYDSGYSVLVSKKKSNVVQLTNKKISRNAPCPCGSQIKYKFCCGQEK; this is encoded by the coding sequence ATGTCTATAACTCAAACTAATAAATTGATTCAAGAATATGGATATGATCAAAAAATGATCAAAGACCTTTTTCCTGAAATGAAAGAGCCCTTTAAACTCAATGATTTTTTAAATAAGATGCCTAAAGCAGAATTGGATCAAATAAGACGTAATTTGGATATTAAAGGGGTTAGTCAGTTAAAGAAGGGGGATCTTATTAATGCATTATACCATACCATCGATGAGAAATTGCCACACCTCTTATCTTATATAGATGATCGACAATATCAGTTTTTATATCAACTTTCAACCAACGCATTTCAAACTATTGATGATTTTGATGATATACCCCTTATCTATTTTTATCGTCAAACTGGTTTGGTTTATACCTGTACCTATGAGAATAGATTAGTTTATGTTATGCCAGAAGAAATACGTTCAATAATTACCGAACTACCCAAAACTGACATTATATCTCGAAATGAGGAATGGGTCAGACTTGCACAAGGTATGCTTTATTACTACGGTGTTCTTGAAGAAGAAAAGCTGATAGAACTTATTGAAAAAAACAGTAAATACAAAATGGATCGTGAAGCATTTTTGAAGGTGCTTGATATTGCATGTATTATTTATGAGCAAATCATTCGTACAGATTATGGCTTCTCTTTTTGCACGTTATTGGATCCAGAATTTATACTTACTCAACAAAAGAAATGTTCAAAGGATTATAATTCTGTTAGTTACAAAGAGCTCTATAAAGCTGGTGAATTAGATTTCATCGAAAACTCCTACCATGTGAAACAGTTATTCTCTTTTTTAATGAGTCACTACGATATCAGCTATGACATGGTCGATGATATTGTGACTGGATCAATTTTTGATATCAAAAACTTGATACCATTGGATAACATTCTATTATCTTTACAGAGTGCTATACAAATAGATAATCCTGATTTATTGAAATCTATTACTTCTCATCTGTATAATATAAAAGACCATACTCCTTTATGGTCTCTGAAGGGTTATTCAGAAAAAGAATACGATTCTGGTTACAGTGTACTTGTATCCAAAAAAAAATCCAATGTGGTTCAACTTACTAATAAAAAAATTAGCAGAAATGCTCCCTGCCCATGTGGTAGTCAAATTAAATATAAATTTTGTTGTGGCCAAGAAAAGTAA
- a CDS encoding cyclase family protein, whose product MNIYDISMTVQEEMMVYKNKEEKKPKFINRANHDNGKHYESTIQVDLHTGTHMDAPLHMLKDGATIDETTLEKCMGPCKVLDLTQIEDHISKEDLINKDIVAGDRILLKTKNSNDDTFNMDFIYVDHTAANYLVEKQIMLVGIDSLGIERSQSDYATHRQILGAGIPIVEGLRLKNIREGIYEFIGLPLKLKGLEGSPIRAILKEL is encoded by the coding sequence ATGAATATTTATGATATATCGATGACTGTTCAAGAGGAAATGATGGTATACAAAAATAAAGAGGAAAAAAAACCAAAGTTTATCAATCGAGCCAATCATGATAATGGTAAGCATTATGAAAGCACTATACAAGTGGATTTGCACACAGGAACCCACATGGATGCTCCTTTGCATATGCTAAAGGATGGTGCAACCATCGATGAGACAACATTAGAAAAATGTATGGGACCATGTAAGGTACTAGACTTAACTCAAATAGAAGATCATATATCTAAAGAGGATTTAATAAATAAAGATATAGTTGCTGGTGATCGCATCTTATTGAAAACAAAGAACTCCAATGATGATACCTTTAATATGGATTTTATCTATGTAGATCATACTGCTGCTAATTATTTGGTAGAGAAGCAAATAATGTTAGTAGGAATTGATTCATTAGGAATAGAGCGTAGCCAATCAGATTATGCTACTCATCGACAAATACTAGGAGCAGGGATACCCATAGTTGAAGGACTTCGTCTCAAAAATATAAGAGAAGGAATATATGAATTTATTGGATTACCCTTGAAGTTAAAAGGACTAGAAGGGTCTCCTATTAGAGCCATTTTGAAAGAGTTATAA